The nucleotide window TTCCAGTTCCCAGAAGCCAGGAGATCAGAGTCTGGGACACTCTCAGAGGGCTCGCTGCAAGAAACCCTGCTGCCTCAGTGGTGCCACAGTCTACCACATCAAAGAGGAGGAGTGCTAAGGTGACTGGCCCGAAGGAGAGGGACACAGGTAcagtttctctctccctacccagGTTTCTGCTTTTATTCCGCTGGGAAGCTCAGGGTCCCCCCTTCTCATTTGGACTGGGAAACACTTCCTGGCCCCCATAAGCTGCACTCCTGCTCCTGTCTTCCACCCACTCCTTCATCTCAGCAACAACTTGGAGTTGAAGCTATGGCTGCTACGAACCCCTGAGATCCCTTATAAGGGCTGAGGTGTAGGCTGcaccttcttctttcctcccaaGATGCTGACTGTTTCAAGATGCTGGTGATTCAAAGACACATGGTTTGAGATTTCTGTCTCTGTATCCTCATAGCTGTCAACCCATGTTGTTGCATAATCCTCGCACTGACAGCTTCAGTGTGGTAAGCATatgttgagcacctactctatACCGTGCTCTGTGTTCCTCAATGTAATAGGAGATTTGTTCCTGTTCTAGAAAAGCTTACAATCTAGTGCGAGAAGCAATGTATGTTGTAGATtgaaatatgtataataataaatataattttaaggtGATtgacatacttctttttttctcactttgtaTGAactcaaaggaggaaaagagtACAAAAAGTCAAGGACAGAAGGGAGAGACTCATCCTGACGGTG belongs to Felis catus isolate Fca126 chromosome C1, F.catus_Fca126_mat1.0, whole genome shotgun sequence and includes:
- the LCE6A gene encoding LOW QUALITY PROTEIN: late cornified envelope protein 6A (The sequence of the model RefSeq protein was modified relative to this genomic sequence to represent the inferred CDS: substituted 1 base at 1 genomic stop codon); its protein translation is MSQKKQQSWEPPIAPKCTPPQCPNPSLPAYSAPFCDLRPGVQVSDSSSQKPGDQSLGHSQRARCKKPCCLSGATVYHIKEEECXAQGPPFSFGLGNTSWPP